A single window of Salvia splendens isolate huo1 chromosome 6, SspV2, whole genome shotgun sequence DNA harbors:
- the LOC121807264 gene encoding protein NRT1/ PTR FAMILY 5.5-like, with amino-acid sequence MKSSNRISALLWADILVAFALFVMQDYLTDVWNLSFTHAAGILNIWNGLSLILQPFFLILVDCVLGNFAMLVVSSTAYSVGIGLVTMSTPPVLGTCNRYEEQCIGHTQKVLFYSGMALIAVGVAGNNVSVKPFLEEQEEREGGPNLYVKLVGAVFVVVVALTGAIALPYIKPWTLRFGIPAICTVVATVLFLTGLCCWHYTNNVADRSRLRSLCRVRMIPMLTTFVFCGLVSSIGNTYFVEQAKNLDRHLGKWNVPPQVLLLVQKGVSAALEHGNAAAPAPAPGRAQTGRYQTNVQPRTTPTRGKGVLMAVMAVASAILCCITAARMEFKRIGVVERRGLLDDEDGDVPMSIFWLIFQFIFLGCLDKLLEKSVAIFNEVEFGDDENEGRYADNLAKGVSGLGYMCGVLSVFVVGEVSGRGGHQSWFQDTLNTSRLDRYYWVLAALGSVNLLLYSLLSCFNC; translated from the exons ATGAAGAGCTCCAACAGAATTTCTg CTCTACTATGGGCAGACATATTGGTGGCATTTGCACTGTTTGTGATGCAGGATTATTTGACAGATGTTTGGAACCTAAGCTTCACTCATGCTGCTGGAATCTTGAATATCTGGAATGGATTATCCCTTATTTTGCAGCCTTTCTTCCTCATCCTCGTCGACTGCGTGCTGGGAAATTTCGCGATGCTCGTTGTTTCCAGCACGGCTTATAGTGTGGGGATCGGTTTGGTAACAATGTCAACTCCGCCTGTTCTAGGCACGTGCAACCGATACGAGGAGCAATGCATCGGCCACACGCAGAAAGTTCTCTTCTACTCCGGCATGGCTCTTATAGCCGTGGGAGTAGCCGGTAACAACGTGTCGGTAAAGCCTTTTCTTGAAGAGCAGGAAGAAAGAGAGGGGGGCCCTAACCTGTATGTTAAATTAGTAGGTGCGGTGTTTGTGGTGGTTGTGGCGTTGACCGGAGCCATTGCGCTTCCCTACATAAAACCGTGGACCCTCCGGTTTGGGATTCCTGCAATTTGTACGGTTGTAGCGACCGTGCTTTTCCTAACCGGTCTGTGCTGTTGGCATTACACCAACAATGTTGCGGATAGGAGCCGGCTCAGGAGCTTATGCAGAGTGCGCATGATACCGATGCTGACGACCTTCGTATTCTGCGGCCTTGTCTCGTCGATTGGGAACACGTACTTTGTGGAGCAGGCCAAGAATCTGGACCGACATCTGGGGAAATGGAATGTTCCCCCGCAGGTGCTGCTGCTGGTGCAGAAGGGTGTCAGCGCTGCGCTTGAACATGGAAACGCCGCTGCACCTGCACCAGCACCTGGTAGGGCCCAAACTGGGCGatatcaaactaatgtgcaGCCAAGGACCACTCCAACGCGTGGTAAAGGGGTTCTTATGGCTGTTATGGCTGTAGCGTCTGCGATTCTGTGCTGCATAACTGCGGCCAGGATGGAGTTTAAGAGGATTGGTGTTGTTGAGAGGCGTGGTTTGTTGGATGATGAGGATGGGGATGTTCCGATGAGTATATTCTGGCTGATTTTCCAGTTCATTTTTCTGGGGTGCCTGGATAAGTTGTTGGAGAAGAGCGTGGCGATATTCAACGAGGTGGAGTTTGGCGATGACGAGAACGAGGGAAGGTACGCGGATAATCTGGCGAAAGGGGTGTCAGGATTGGGATACATGTGCGGTGTGCTATCGGTTTTTGTGGTGGGAGAAGTGAGTGGAAGAGGAGGGCATCAGAGCTGGTTTCAGGACACGTTGAACACGAGCCGTTTGGACCGCTATTACTGGGTGCTCGCGGCTCTAGGGAGTGTCAATCTACTCCTATACTCTCTCCTGTCATGTTTTAATTGCTAG
- the LOC121807629 gene encoding non-specific lipid transfer protein GPI-anchored 3-like — MAISKSLLVSILVVCWLAFEVSGGREPLPCIQKLLPCEAYLKGSASPPPACCMPLREMGNNDVPCLCDVFNNQPFLKTLNVTQPEALNLAKTCEAAGPSGSPSIPAAPSSNSSETSEALKKSTVSLVGVCLFPAVVFSIIVSLF, encoded by the exons ATGGCTATTTCGAAATCATTATTGGTGAGCATTTTGGTGGTATGTTGGTTAGCATTTGAAGTGAGCGGCGGCAGAGAGCCTTTGCCGTGCATTCAGAAGCTCTTGCCGTGTGAGGCGTATCTGAAGGGATCGGCATCGCCTCCACCAGCATGCTGCATGCCGTTGAGAGAGATGGGCAACAACGACGTCCCGTGCCTCTGCGATGTCTTCAACAATCAGCCCTTCTTGAAAACTCTCAACGTCACGCAGCCAGAAGCTCTCAATCTTGCTAAAACTTGTG AGGCTGCTGGACCTTCTGGTTCACCATCTATTCCAGCTGCACCTTCTTCAAATA GTTCGGAAACGAGCGAGGCGCTGAAGAAGAGCACCGTGTCTCTTGTTGGAGTCTGTCTGTTTCCGGCCGTCGTTTTCAGTATTATAGTTTCACTATTTTAG